The Seleniivibrio woodruffii genome window below encodes:
- a CDS encoding DegQ family serine endoprotease, with the protein MKKFLLMTFIVCITAVSAIAAPAPESFSGIYKSTKDSVVNISTTKVMKRSAHPPINDEMFRRFFGDDFGGMIPNMPREFKTSSLGSGFIIDATGLIVTNNHVIDGASEIIVKLNDEHKFPAKVVGRDPLTDLALIKIEPGNLKLSPLPLGDSDKADIGDWVIAIGNPLGLEWTITAGIISAKGRELNNSPYDNFMQTDASINPGNSGGPLINMQGQVVAINTAIIPSGQGLGFAVPVNMLKDLLPKLKTGTVKRGWLGVSVQSIDEKLAKGFGMKEPKGALIADVTKDDPADKAGVKAGDVVLKVNGQAIADSKELVNTIGAVSPGQTVVLDILRDKKEMKISVKLGVRKGQGGEDESPAAVPGSAITVVPLNKNELTRLNLSYGVKVVNVDEKKKAYDAGLRPGTIILTINREQVRTAAEFNEKFNKIAKGSVVLLQTYAGGRSNFIAFDKD; encoded by the coding sequence ATGAAAAAATTCCTGTTAATGACCTTCATAGTTTGCATCACTGCGGTTTCGGCAATTGCCGCTCCCGCTCCGGAATCTTTTTCCGGAATTTATAAGTCCACCAAAGATTCGGTGGTGAACATCTCTACTACTAAAGTAATGAAAAGATCGGCGCACCCGCCTATAAACGATGAAATGTTCAGAAGATTTTTCGGCGATGATTTCGGCGGAATGATTCCGAACATGCCCAGAGAATTTAAAACAAGCTCGCTGGGTTCAGGCTTCATAATCGACGCAACGGGTCTTATCGTCACCAACAACCACGTTATTGACGGTGCCAGCGAAATTATAGTTAAACTGAACGATGAGCACAAGTTCCCCGCAAAGGTCGTGGGCAGGGATCCCCTGACCGACCTTGCACTCATCAAGATAGAGCCCGGAAATCTGAAACTCTCCCCTCTGCCCCTCGGTGATTCCGACAAGGCAGACATAGGCGACTGGGTGATAGCCATCGGTAACCCGCTGGGGCTTGAGTGGACCATTACCGCAGGCATCATAAGCGCAAAGGGAAGAGAGCTTAACAACAGCCCCTATGATAACTTTATGCAGACAGACGCATCGATCAACCCCGGAAACTCCGGCGGCCCCCTGATAAACATGCAGGGACAGGTTGTGGCCATCAACACGGCCATCATCCCCTCCGGTCAGGGACTTGGTTTTGCTGTGCCTGTGAATATGCTTAAAGATCTGCTTCCCAAGCTTAAGACCGGAACAGTTAAAAGAGGCTGGCTCGGCGTTTCCGTCCAGTCCATAGATGAAAAGCTTGCCAAAGGCTTCGGCATGAAAGAGCCTAAAGGCGCACTGATAGCCGACGTTACCAAAGACGACCCCGCCGACAAGGCAGGTGTTAAAGCAGGCGACGTTGTTCTGAAAGTGAACGGACAGGCAATTGCCGATTCCAAAGAGCTGGTGAACACCATCGGTGCGGTCAGCCCCGGACAGACGGTTGTTCTGGATATCCTCCGTGATAAAAAGGAGATGAAGATATCCGTTAAGCTTGGTGTCAGAAAAGGGCAGGGCGGTGAAGATGAATCTCCTGCGGCTGTGCCCGGATCAGCAATCACTGTGGTTCCCCTTAACAAGAACGAACTTACCAGACTGAACCTTTCCTATGGAGTGAAGGTGGTGAACGTGGACGAGAAGAAGAAGGCATATGATGCCGGACTCAGACCCGGAACCATCATTCTGACGATCAACAGAGAACAGGTCAGAACTGCGGCGGAGTTCAACGAAAAGTTCAACAAGATAGCCAAAGGCAGTGTTGTTCTGCTGCAGACCTATGCAGGCGGGCGGAGTAACTTCATAGCCTTCGATAAGGATTAA
- a CDS encoding methyl-accepting chemotaxis protein, with protein sequence MLKSIKSKILLLVMIPLIAVTCIVLMTVYLDMKKATKEQIDYARAAMLEEKKEQLKSEVNSAVTAIAPIMNDPELNPQQIETKVKAILESIRFQKDGYVFTYDYNGTAMTVGPYKDVVGKNLYDKSDANGVYFVREMIEKAKAGDGYVEYIWPKPSINKDAPKLSYVTRIDRWNWMIGTGIYIDDIDEAIAKLEVDQNAKMRAMLFEILAFSAVALAVACVITLSITRKMTIGIITAANTLKDIASGEGDLTKQLPVTSNDEVGDLAKYFNQFINKLRDIVASVQENAQSVASGSTELAAATEELSMTMGDQAAQVSGVASATEEMSASSAIINSNLEANLRVAEETTDNTVEGSKMLKRAVDEIQQIKTKVDELGSTIRSLAESSQEINAILNVISDIADQTNLLALNAAIEAARAGEHGRGFAVVADEVRKLAERTQSATGEISGIIGNLQKESGRASDDMGNALVKVDSGVKTMMATSTFFDKIVNSVSEMSSMNGVIESSIREQVQAIDNINDNAQTISAGIEQSTNALGEISRTVSDLERQSENLMVLTRQFKI encoded by the coding sequence ATGCTTAAGTCAATCAAGTCAAAAATTCTTCTTTTAGTAATGATCCCTCTTATCGCAGTCACCTGCATTGTTCTTATGACTGTCTATTTAGACATGAAAAAAGCAACAAAAGAGCAGATCGACTACGCCAGAGCAGCTATGCTGGAAGAAAAAAAGGAACAACTCAAATCAGAAGTGAACAGTGCCGTCACTGCAATTGCCCCCATAATGAACGATCCTGAACTAAACCCTCAACAGATTGAAACTAAGGTCAAAGCAATTCTGGAAAGTATACGTTTTCAAAAAGACGGCTATGTTTTCACATATGACTACAACGGAACAGCAATGACAGTTGGTCCTTACAAAGACGTTGTCGGCAAGAATCTTTACGACAAATCCGATGCCAACGGAGTCTATTTTGTTAGAGAGATGATAGAAAAAGCCAAGGCCGGAGACGGATACGTTGAATATATCTGGCCGAAACCCTCCATCAACAAAGATGCGCCGAAACTGAGCTATGTCACCAGAATAGACCGCTGGAACTGGATGATAGGCACAGGAATCTATATTGATGATATTGACGAGGCCATAGCGAAACTGGAAGTTGACCAGAATGCTAAAATGCGGGCAATGCTTTTTGAAATATTGGCATTCTCGGCTGTGGCTCTCGCTGTGGCCTGCGTTATAACCCTCAGCATCACCAGAAAAATGACAATCGGGATAATCACCGCCGCAAACACCCTCAAAGATATCGCATCGGGAGAGGGGGATCTTACCAAACAGCTCCCCGTGACTTCAAACGATGAGGTGGGTGATCTGGCAAAGTATTTCAACCAGTTCATAAACAAGCTGAGAGACATTGTCGCCTCCGTTCAGGAGAACGCACAATCCGTTGCATCCGGCAGCACAGAGCTGGCCGCCGCAACTGAGGAACTCTCAATGACCATGGGCGATCAGGCAGCACAGGTTTCAGGTGTAGCATCCGCAACAGAAGAGATGAGCGCATCGTCCGCCATTATAAACTCCAACCTCGAAGCAAACCTGCGGGTTGCTGAAGAGACCACAGACAACACGGTTGAAGGCAGCAAGATGCTTAAGCGTGCCGTGGACGAGATACAGCAGATCAAAACAAAAGTGGACGAACTAGGCTCAACCATCAGAAGCCTTGCGGAATCCTCTCAGGAGATAAACGCAATCCTTAACGTTATCAGCGATATCGCCGACCAGACCAACCTTCTGGCTCTTAACGCCGCTATCGAAGCCGCAAGAGCCGGAGAACACGGACGGGGATTTGCTGTTGTTGCGGATGAGGTTCGCAAGCTGGCAGAGAGAACACAGTCTGCCACGGGCGAAATAAGCGGCATTATAGGCAATTTACAGAAGGAATCAGGCCGTGCATCCGACGACATGGGCAACGCCCTTGTAAAGGTTGATTCAGGCGTTAAAACCATGATGGCCACCTCAACCTTCTTCGACAAGATAGTAAACTCCGTCAGCGAAATGAGCAGTATGAACGGAGTGATCGAATCCTCCATCAGGGAGCAGGTTCAGGCCATTGACAACATCAACGACAATGCGCAGACCATCTCCGCCGGAATAGAACAGAGCACAAACGCTCTGGGCGAGATAAGCCGTACCGTTTCCGACCTTGAACGTCAGTCGGAGAACCTTATGGTGCTTACAAGACAGTTTAAGATATAG
- a CDS encoding glutamine amidotransferase produces MFLVVKTGNTMKDLALHYGDFEDWMIRFMGVMRQNVMVVDVQKENLPDSFDFYGILITGAHEMVTDRHDWSERTAEWLRRAVEKSVPVMGVCYGHQLLAHALGGTVDNHPKGPEIGTVDVNLTAEAKKDPVFKSLPQTFRVHVSHTQSALTLPEGAVVLVNNPYEPHHAFRYGKNAWGVQFHPEYDALISREYVLNQKEKLKSPELTLGGVEETPEANSLLGKFCEYCVK; encoded by the coding sequence ATGTTTCTTGTAGTCAAAACCGGAAATACCATGAAAGACTTAGCGCTTCACTACGGCGATTTTGAAGACTGGATGATCAGATTTATGGGCGTTATGAGACAAAATGTGATGGTTGTTGACGTTCAGAAAGAAAATCTTCCTGATTCATTTGATTTCTATGGTATCCTTATCACAGGTGCCCATGAGATGGTCACTGACAGACATGACTGGAGCGAAAGAACTGCGGAATGGCTGAGAAGGGCTGTGGAAAAATCGGTTCCTGTAATGGGAGTATGCTATGGGCATCAGCTGCTTGCTCATGCGCTCGGAGGTACGGTTGACAATCACCCTAAGGGACCTGAGATCGGAACTGTGGATGTGAACCTTACCGCTGAGGCGAAGAAGGATCCCGTTTTCAAATCCCTTCCCCAGACATTCAGGGTGCATGTAAGCCACACTCAGTCGGCTCTGACCCTGCCCGAAGGCGCTGTGGTTCTGGTTAACAACCCCTACGAACCTCACCATGCTTTCCGCTATGGTAAGAATGCATGGGGTGTCCAGTTTCATCCGGAATATGATGCCCTGATATCAAGAGAGTATGTTCTTAATCAGAAGGAGAAGCTTAAAAGCCCCGAACTCACTCTGGGCGGCGTTGAGGAGACTCCAGAAGCGAACAGTCTGCTTGGAAAGTTCTGCGAATACTGTGTAAAATAA
- a CDS encoding HAMP domain-containing methyl-accepting chemotaxis protein has translation MLKNMKLSKKLYLGFGIVLFLLVVVGFISYSKIMVVASEARKMDAISNVQNAIYEARLARYMYSSTGDEAFAQKTEEQLQLAFKLVDGAVQTYPDMKNNQNISEMMTLVSSYQNEFNKFKAAQELKKSNYTEMTNSARNALAEAANSGEEGVAKLLTLMRIDALRFMNDSDPANLKEFEKHYSSAVAAGAGNQRILADLNSYKEDFDKWVNAFNTQVDIQAELVKAAQKAQALSIVVVEEYKNEMDSSISTAVVVIIVFSIAAVALGIFISVLITRSVTVPMGQAIDFAAHLSKGDFSKPLDIKQQDEIGHLASAMEEMRLKLKEIIEGIIMSAGSLASGSTELASTTEELATTFSDQAQQVSSVASAVEEISTSSRLVMDSIHEVSDKSQSAKQLTTEGQNNIVSANEVMAEINKSVGELSTTVAGLAKSSEDIGSILLVINDIADQTNLLALNAAIEAARAGDHGRGFAVVADEVRKLAERTQQSTEEIKTIISQFIKETARTNKEMAEAGRKVQDGANKLDAVDRIFEKIVDSVNEISTASGMITSAVGEQSQAIANINDNAQVISSGLEQSTAAITQVSHTVADLQKQADDQMEGTRIFKI, from the coding sequence ATGCTTAAAAACATGAAACTTTCTAAAAAACTTTATCTCGGATTCGGAATCGTTCTGTTCCTTCTCGTTGTTGTAGGATTCATAAGCTATTCAAAAATAATGGTGGTGGCGAGCGAAGCCAGAAAAATGGACGCTATTTCAAACGTCCAGAACGCAATATATGAAGCCAGACTGGCAAGATATATGTACAGTTCCACAGGTGATGAGGCATTTGCTCAGAAGACAGAAGAGCAGCTTCAACTGGCGTTTAAACTGGTTGACGGAGCCGTTCAGACCTATCCTGACATGAAGAATAATCAGAACATAAGCGAGATGATGACTCTCGTTTCAAGCTATCAGAATGAATTCAATAAATTCAAGGCCGCTCAGGAGCTGAAAAAGTCAAACTATACTGAAATGACAAACTCAGCCAGAAATGCCCTTGCTGAGGCAGCAAATTCCGGAGAGGAGGGGGTTGCGAAGCTCCTTACCCTCATGCGTATCGATGCTCTCAGATTTATGAACGACTCAGACCCTGCAAACCTTAAAGAGTTTGAAAAGCACTACAGCTCAGCTGTTGCGGCAGGTGCCGGAAATCAGAGAATCCTTGCTGACCTTAACAGTTATAAAGAAGATTTTGACAAATGGGTCAACGCTTTCAATACCCAGGTAGACATTCAGGCAGAGCTGGTTAAAGCCGCACAGAAAGCTCAGGCGCTCAGTATCGTTGTTGTTGAAGAATACAAAAACGAAATGGACTCCAGCATCTCAACGGCTGTTGTGGTTATAATAGTATTCTCGATTGCGGCTGTTGCCCTTGGCATCTTTATTTCGGTGCTTATAACCCGTTCGGTCACAGTGCCCATGGGTCAGGCGATAGATTTCGCAGCCCACCTTTCAAAAGGCGATTTCTCCAAACCTCTTGATATTAAACAGCAGGACGAAATAGGCCATCTTGCTTCGGCTATGGAGGAGATGAGGCTGAAACTGAAAGAGATAATAGAGGGTATAATAATGTCCGCAGGCTCCCTTGCCTCCGGCAGTACAGAACTTGCCAGCACCACAGAGGAACTGGCCACGACCTTCTCCGATCAGGCTCAGCAGGTTTCATCAGTGGCATCGGCTGTTGAGGAGATAAGCACATCTTCAAGACTGGTCATGGATTCGATACATGAGGTATCCGATAAGTCACAGTCGGCAAAACAGCTGACAACGGAAGGCCAAAACAACATAGTGTCTGCCAACGAAGTTATGGCGGAAATTAACAAGAGCGTCGGCGAACTCAGCACAACTGTCGCCGGACTGGCAAAATCATCAGAAGACATAGGAAGCATTCTGCTGGTTATAAACGATATAGCCGACCAGACAAACCTTCTGGCTCTTAACGCCGCAATTGAGGCCGCAAGAGCAGGCGACCACGGACGGGGTTTTGCAGTTGTTGCAGACGAGGTTCGTAAACTGGCGGAGCGCACTCAGCAGTCAACAGAGGAGATCAAGACCATAATCTCCCAGTTCATAAAAGAGACAGCCAGAACCAACAAAGAGATGGCCGAGGCCGGCAGAAAGGTTCAGGACGGTGCAAACAAGCTGGATGCAGTTGACAGGATCTTTGAAAAGATCGTGGATTCTGTGAACGAAATATCCACCGCCAGCGGAATGATAACCAGTGCCGTGGGCGAACAGTCGCAGGCCATAGCTAACATAAACGACAATGCTCAGGTCATATCAAGCGGTCTGGAGCAGAGCACAGCGGCCATTACGCAGGTTTCCCATACTGTTGCCGATCTGCAGAAGCAGGCGGATGATCAGATGGAGGGCACAAGAATATTCAAAATCTAA
- a CDS encoding amino acid ABC transporter ATP-binding protein, giving the protein MIKAENVVKIYPNGVKALKGVSLDVAKSEVLVIIGPSGSGKSTMLRTLNLLEEVQGGEIEIDGQSLTHPKTNINHLRENVGMVFQSFNLFPHKTVLQNITLAPIKVKKMKKAQAEEIATELLKKVGLSEKRDCYPSQLSGGQQQRVAIARALAMRPKVMLFDEPTSALDPEMIGEVLDVMKTLAKEGMTMVVVTHEMGFAREMADRIIFMDEGLKVEEGTPAELFNGPKSDRLKLFLSQVL; this is encoded by the coding sequence ATGATTAAAGCGGAAAACGTAGTTAAAATATATCCCAACGGCGTGAAAGCACTGAAAGGTGTTTCTCTCGACGTAGCAAAAAGCGAGGTTCTGGTCATCATCGGACCTTCCGGTTCCGGAAAATCCACCATGCTTCGCACCCTGAACCTTCTGGAAGAGGTACAGGGGGGTGAAATAGAGATCGACGGTCAGTCGCTCACACACCCCAAAACGAACATAAACCATCTGCGTGAGAACGTGGGCATGGTTTTCCAGTCGTTCAACCTGTTCCCCCACAAGACAGTTCTGCAAAACATCACCCTTGCGCCCATCAAGGTTAAAAAGATGAAAAAAGCGCAGGCGGAGGAGATTGCCACCGAGCTTCTTAAAAAGGTCGGTCTCTCCGAAAAGCGTGACTGCTACCCCAGCCAGCTTTCAGGCGGTCAGCAGCAGAGGGTTGCAATAGCAAGAGCACTTGCAATGCGTCCCAAGGTTATGCTGTTCGACGAACCCACATCCGCCCTTGACCCCGAAATGATCGGCGAGGTTCTGGATGTTATGAAAACTCTGGCAAAAGAGGGAATGACAATGGTTGTCGTTACCCACGAAATGGGATTCGCCAGAGAGATGGCAGACAGAATAATCTTTATGGATGAAGGTCTGAAAGTTGAAGAGGGCACCCCTGCGGAGCTATTCAACGGTCCCAAGAGCGACAGACTGAAACTCTTTTTGAGTCAGGTACTTTAG
- a CDS encoding amino acid ABC transporter permease, giving the protein MTEKTKNLFWNGLLVVFLGLMAFGIYGASVKIDYIWRWERLPQYVFYSEKQTTTAPVSGEVRIEGSKLSIVSADRDGDTVSFDSLDGVTVKNGDTVTKGSTIAETSTTKAGPLLVGLFTTLYISFFSIIFAIILGVVTGLARVSGNPFFKKLAVLYIELIRGTPLLVQIFIFYFFIGTIFNLDRVTAGVAALSVFTGAYIAEIVRAGIQSISKGQMEAARSLGMSYPQAMALVILPQAFKRTLPPMAGQFISLIKDSSLVSVISITDLTKAGREVVASTFSPFEVWFTVAALYLILTSGLSFLVQLLEKRMAAQDR; this is encoded by the coding sequence GTGACAGAGAAAACGAAAAACCTCTTTTGGAACGGACTGCTGGTTGTCTTTCTGGGGCTTATGGCCTTCGGAATCTACGGAGCGTCCGTTAAGATCGACTATATCTGGCGTTGGGAGCGACTGCCTCAGTATGTTTTTTATTCTGAGAAGCAGACCACAACAGCCCCCGTCAGCGGAGAAGTGAGGATTGAGGGTAGTAAGCTCAGTATCGTTTCCGCAGACAGAGACGGCGACACCGTCAGCTTTGACAGCCTCGACGGCGTCACTGTTAAAAACGGCGACACTGTCACAAAAGGAAGCACAATCGCTGAAACATCAACAACAAAGGCAGGCCCACTCCTCGTGGGCCTGTTTACTACACTTTACATCTCGTTCTTTTCCATTATCTTCGCCATTATTCTTGGCGTTGTGACGGGTCTGGCCAGAGTTTCCGGCAACCCGTTCTTTAAGAAACTGGCAGTACTTTATATCGAACTTATCAGAGGCACCCCGCTTCTGGTTCAGATTTTTATATTCTATTTCTTCATCGGTACAATATTTAACCTCGACAGGGTTACGGCTGGTGTTGCCGCTCTGTCGGTGTTCACAGGCGCATATATCGCCGAGATAGTCCGTGCGGGCATCCAGTCCATCTCAAAAGGACAGATGGAAGCGGCACGAAGCCTGGGTATGAGCTATCCGCAGGCAATGGCTCTGGTCATTCTTCCGCAGGCGTTCAAAAGAACTCTGCCCCCCATGGCTGGCCAGTTCATATCACTCATAAAAGACTCTTCGCTGGTTTCCGTAATATCCATCACCGACCTCACAAAGGCGGGCAGAGAGGTTGTGGCCTCAACATTCAGCCCCTTTGAGGTATGGTTTACTGTGGCGGCGCTGTATCTTATTCTCACATCCGGTCTCTCATTCCTTGTCCAGCTTCTGGAGAAGAGAATGGCGGCGCAGGACAGATAA
- a CDS encoding transporter substrate-binding domain-containing protein, with product MKKFIVSVFYTAVMALALLLAGCGSEKKEAGESAAPAAAKVDIWEQSTLNKILKNKVLRVGLEAGYMPFELKDKSGNIVGFDVDIAKMMAEDMGVKLELVNTAWDGIIPALLTDKFDIIMSGMTITPQRNLQVNFCDPYIVVGQTIFVKKDLEGKITSYKDLDDPKYTIATKLGVTADYASKKYMGKANIKLYETEQEGAMEVLNGKADAFVYDLPYNAIFYAQNKEKLGFIDEPFTYEPLAWAVRKGDPDFVNFLNNYLAQIKGDGRYQATYDKWFGSTDWLKDIQ from the coding sequence ATGAAGAAATTCATCGTATCAGTGTTTTACACTGCCGTTATGGCACTGGCGCTTCTTCTTGCCGGATGCGGTTCCGAAAAGAAGGAAGCGGGCGAATCCGCAGCTCCCGCAGCTGCTAAAGTGGACATCTGGGAACAGTCCACTCTGAACAAAATTCTGAAGAACAAAGTTCTCAGAGTCGGTCTTGAAGCAGGCTACATGCCTTTCGAACTGAAAGACAAAAGCGGCAACATCGTTGGTTTCGATGTTGACATCGCTAAAATGATGGCTGAAGACATGGGCGTTAAGCTTGAACTCGTAAACACAGCATGGGACGGTATCATCCCCGCTCTGCTTACAGACAAGTTCGACATCATTATGTCCGGTATGACCATCACTCCCCAGAGAAACCTTCAGGTTAACTTCTGCGACCCCTACATAGTTGTGGGCCAGACAATCTTTGTTAAAAAGGATCTTGAAGGCAAGATCACTTCTTACAAAGACCTTGACGACCCCAAGTACACCATCGCAACAAAACTCGGCGTAACTGCTGACTATGCTTCTAAAAAGTACATGGGCAAAGCAAACATCAAACTCTATGAAACAGAGCAGGAAGGTGCAATGGAAGTTCTTAACGGCAAAGCCGACGCTTTCGTTTATGACCTGCCCTACAACGCAATTTTCTACGCTCAGAACAAAGAGAAGCTCGGTTTCATCGACGAACCTTTCACATATGAGCCTCTTGCATGGGCCGTTCGCAAAGGCGACCCCGACTTCGTTAACTTCCTGAACAACTACCTCGCTCAGATCAAAGGCGACGGCAGATATCAGGCAACTTATGACAAGTGGTTCGGCTCCACTGACTGGCTGAAAGATATTCAGTAA
- a CDS encoding threonine aldolase family protein, producing the protein MNILFLSDNTSPADPRVLKAVEDANIGYAKSYGNDIWTAEADRLFKQEFGSDTLYFPVLTGTGANVISVGSVLSPFHSVLCAETAHIACDECGAVERFTGSRLVTISTPDGKLTPEMLAPFLRNPGFEHHSQPKVVSISQTTETGTAYTADELAEMSDFARSNKIILHIDGSRIANCAAGSSMSLKQAAKGADIVSFGGTKNGMLMGEAVLFLNPELAESVKYVRKQYGQLLSKMRYVSAQFIPYLRDGIWLENADSANSTARMLADGFSSKGIAIKYPVKGNAVFAHLSDEQIKRLSEEFAFYVWDESENLCRFVCPYTASKADVDGLLTLI; encoded by the coding sequence ATGAATATTTTATTCCTGAGCGACAACACCTCTCCGGCTGACCCCAGAGTTCTGAAAGCTGTTGAGGATGCTAACATTGGATATGCAAAATCATACGGAAACGATATATGGACGGCGGAAGCAGACAGACTCTTTAAACAGGAGTTCGGAAGCGATACGCTCTATTTTCCCGTGCTGACAGGCACAGGCGCAAACGTCATCTCGGTCGGCAGTGTTCTTTCCCCTTTCCATTCAGTACTATGCGCAGAAACAGCCCACATCGCCTGCGATGAATGCGGAGCGGTGGAGCGGTTTACGGGAAGCAGGCTGGTCACCATCAGCACCCCTGACGGAAAGCTGACCCCCGAAATGCTCGCCCCCTTCCTCAGAAACCCCGGATTCGAACACCACAGCCAGCCCAAAGTCGTTTCAATCAGCCAGACAACAGAAACAGGAACAGCATACACAGCGGATGAACTGGCGGAGATGTCAGATTTTGCCCGCAGCAACAAGATTATATTACATATAGACGGCTCAAGAATAGCCAACTGCGCAGCAGGGTCATCAATGAGCCTGAAACAGGCCGCCAAAGGTGCGGATATAGTCAGCTTCGGCGGAACGAAGAACGGAATGCTCATGGGAGAAGCGGTGCTTTTCCTGAATCCCGAGCTTGCTGAAAGTGTGAAATACGTCCGCAAGCAATACGGCCAGCTATTATCAAAAATGCGTTATGTATCAGCCCAGTTCATCCCCTATCTGCGGGACGGCATCTGGCTTGAGAACGCAGACAGTGCAAACAGCACCGCCCGCATGCTGGCGGACGGGTTCAGTTCGAAGGGCATCGCAATAAAATATCCGGTTAAGGGAAATGCGGTATTCGCACACCTTTCGGATGAGCAGATTAAAAGACTTTCTGAGGAATTTGCGTTTTATGTGTGGGATGAATCGGAAAATCTGTGCAGATTCGTCTGTCCCTACACGGCTTCAAAGGCCGATGTGGACGGGCTTCTGACACTCATTTAA
- a CDS encoding solute carrier family 23 protein, translated as MKTMLIGVQMLFVAFGALVLVPLLTGLDPSIALFTAGAGTLLFQLITKRMVPVFLASSFAFIAPIQFGVKEFGVGATLGGLACAGLAYLVFSVMVKIGGVEAIEKYLPAIVTGPVIMVIGLNLAPVAVKMAKSFDGSGNYDGKAMTIAMISLLTAILTVVYGKKILSLIPILIGIIVGYVVSLFMGVVSFQPISDAGWLVNPWSVAIANGSYALPVFDIAAILYIVPVAIAPAIEHVGDVLAISNVSGKNYLKNPGLHRTLLGDGLATSLASLLGGPPNTTYSEVTGAVALTKSYKVVYMTIAACTAIVLAFVGKLGAVLKTIPVPVMGGIMILLFGMIAAIGIGTVVRERVDMSKARNLIIASVILVVGIGNLSFTLGGVTIGGIGLAGIVGVILNLILPKDKE; from the coding sequence CTGAAGACCATGCTAATCGGTGTGCAGATGCTGTTCGTTGCTTTCGGAGCACTGGTTCTTGTTCCCCTGCTTACGGGGCTTGATCCTTCAATCGCACTTTTCACTGCCGGTGCGGGTACGCTCCTTTTTCAGCTTATCACAAAACGGATGGTTCCCGTTTTTCTGGCAAGCTCATTTGCATTCATTGCGCCGATTCAGTTCGGTGTTAAAGAGTTCGGTGTCGGCGCCACTCTCGGGGGTCTTGCATGTGCAGGACTTGCATATCTTGTATTCAGCGTTATGGTTAAAATCGGCGGAGTTGAAGCTATTGAAAAATATCTTCCCGCAATAGTCACAGGCCCCGTTATAATGGTTATCGGTCTCAACCTTGCCCCCGTTGCGGTCAAAATGGCAAAAAGTTTTGACGGATCAGGAAACTATGACGGCAAAGCAATGACCATTGCAATGATATCGCTTTTAACGGCAATACTCACAGTTGTTTACGGTAAAAAAATCCTCAGCCTGATCCCTATTCTTATAGGCATAATTGTTGGTTATGTTGTTTCACTTTTTATGGGCGTTGTCAGCTTTCAGCCCATTTCAGATGCCGGATGGCTGGTTAACCCCTGGTCGGTCGCCATTGCAAACGGATCATATGCATTGCCCGTTTTTGATATAGCAGCAATACTTTACATCGTTCCCGTAGCAATCGCTCCCGCTATTGAGCACGTCGGGGATGTTCTTGCGATCTCAAATGTTTCCGGCAAAAACTATCTGAAAAATCCCGGCCTCCACAGAACTCTTCTTGGTGACGGCCTTGCCACATCTCTTGCAAGCCTTCTGGGCGGTCCTCCCAACACTACATATTCTGAAGTTACAGGAGCCGTAGCTCTTACAAAATCATATAAAGTTGTGTATATGACAATCGCCGCATGTACGGCTATTGTTCTTGCCTTCGTGGGCAAACTCGGCGCAGTGCTTAAGACTATCCCTGTTCCCGTTATGGGCGGTATCATGATCCTGCTTTTCGGTATGATCGCCGCAATCGGCATAGGTACTGTTGTTCGTGAGCGTGTGGATATGTCCAAAGCCCGCAACCTCATTATTGCGTCGGTTATCCTTGTTGTCGGCATCGGCAACCTCAGCTTCACTCTGGGGGGAGTTACCATCGGCGGGATCGGTCTTGCAGGCATAGTTGGCGTTATCCTGAACTTAATACTCCCTAAGGACAAAGAATGA